The Desulfoscipio gibsoniae DSM 7213 genome contains a region encoding:
- a CDS encoding SDR family NAD(P)-dependent oxidoreductase, protein MEFMLKDKNCIITGAGRGIGRATALLFAKEGGRVVVSDLDEGPATKVVEEIKASGGQAVTCIGDVTDPAFAERLIKTAVEAFGPSIDVIVNNAGYTWDGVIHKMSDEQWDAMLKIHLTAPFRIIRAAAPYIREAAKKEIAEGRLVTRKIINISSVSGLDGNAGQANYSSAKAALVGLTKTLAKEWGPLNVCVNTVAFGFMDTRLTRAKEEGGTIQRDGKNVALGIPENIRQMIKTAIPLRRAGTPEEGAGAILLMASPLADYISGEVLRVTGGK, encoded by the coding sequence ATGGAATTTATGCTAAAAGATAAAAACTGCATTATCACCGGAGCCGGCCGTGGAATCGGGCGGGCTACGGCGCTGCTTTTTGCTAAAGAAGGCGGCCGTGTGGTGGTAAGTGATTTGGACGAAGGTCCGGCTACAAAAGTGGTGGAGGAAATCAAGGCTAGCGGCGGGCAGGCCGTAACATGCATAGGTGACGTAACCGATCCGGCATTTGCGGAAAGGTTGATAAAAACCGCCGTGGAAGCCTTTGGACCAAGCATTGATGTGATCGTCAACAACGCGGGCTACACCTGGGACGGGGTCATCCATAAAATGAGCGACGAACAGTGGGACGCCATGCTCAAAATACACTTAACCGCCCCGTTCCGGATTATCCGGGCCGCCGCCCCATATATTCGGGAAGCGGCCAAAAAAGAAATTGCAGAGGGTCGTCTGGTGACCCGCAAAATTATCAACATTTCTTCCGTCTCGGGGCTGGACGGCAACGCCGGGCAGGCCAACTACTCCAGCGCCAAAGCAGCTTTAGTGGGACTTACCAAGACCCTGGCCAAGGAATGGGGACCGCTAAATGTTTGTGTTAACACTGTAGCCTTTGGTTTTATGGATACCCGTCTCACCCGGGCCAAAGAAGAGGGGGGCACCATCCAACGGGACGGTAAAAATGTAGCCCTCGGCATCCCGGAAAATATACGTCAAATGATTAAAACCGCAATACCCCTTAGAAGGGCGGGTACACCCGAAGAAGGCGCCGGCGCCATACTGCTTATGGCCTCGCCGCTGGCGGATTATATCAGCGGTGAAGTATTGCGCGTCACAGGTGGAAAGTAA
- a CDS encoding cupin domain-containing protein: protein MSDNNKPSTPLAEVINLAEFINYQQGAVVSRTLVDKKTGTVTLFAFDKGQGLSEHTAPFDAMVQLMDGEAEVVIAGNPLRLKKGEMFIMPANKPHALRAVESFKMLLTMIRA, encoded by the coding sequence ATGAGTGATAATAACAAACCCTCAACACCGCTGGCCGAGGTAATTAACCTGGCGGAGTTTATTAACTACCAGCAGGGGGCAGTGGTCAGCAGAACGCTGGTTGATAAAAAGACCGGTACAGTAACTTTGTTTGCCTTCGATAAGGGACAGGGACTGAGCGAGCATACCGCGCCCTTTGATGCCATGGTGCAGCTGATGGACGGTGAAGCCGAGGTGGTCATTGCGGGTAATCCGTTGCGTTTGAAAAAAGGGGAAATGTTCATTATGCCCGCCAATAAGCCCCACGCACTGCGGGCAGTGGAAAGCTTTAAAATGTTATTGACAATGATTCGCGCCTGA
- a CDS encoding HlyD family secretion protein, translating into MDIKKRAAGVLVLLMLAAGSYWVYENYYNREDTLIQATGTIEATTVELNAKMAGTIKKLAADTGDTVTGGQLVAELSRSDLAAQRERDALGVLKAEAQLADLQSGAREQEKKEAASGVNIAQVNLEKATTDLARIEALYQNGAVPEADYDKAMTNAKLAENQLAAAEARLNLLESGSRPQQIKAAQAEVERSKAVLKASDAMLADLKVYSPIEGVVLSSNYEVGEYVQMGAPLATVADLKDLWIKVYIPTVDLPLIKLGQQVQFSVSGLDKVFKGVVEEIATQGEFTPKTIQTQQERANVVFAVKIKIEDTKDVLKPGMPADVTFGPRAAHD; encoded by the coding sequence ATGGATATCAAAAAAAGGGCTGCGGGTGTGCTGGTATTATTAATGCTGGCGGCGGGCTCTTACTGGGTTTACGAAAATTATTACAACCGTGAAGATACACTTATTCAGGCTACCGGCACCATTGAGGCCACCACGGTGGAGTTAAACGCTAAAATGGCGGGTACGATTAAAAAGCTGGCTGCGGACACCGGTGATACCGTCACCGGTGGTCAACTGGTAGCAGAGCTGTCCCGCAGTGATTTGGCGGCCCAGCGGGAGCGGGATGCCCTGGGTGTGTTAAAGGCCGAAGCCCAGCTTGCTGATTTACAATCCGGGGCCCGGGAGCAGGAGAAAAAAGAGGCTGCTTCCGGAGTGAACATTGCGCAGGTTAATTTGGAAAAGGCCACCACGGACCTGGCCAGGATAGAGGCCCTTTACCAAAACGGTGCTGTCCCCGAGGCGGACTATGATAAAGCTATGACGAACGCGAAGTTGGCAGAAAACCAGCTGGCGGCTGCCGAGGCCAGGCTGAACCTTTTAGAGTCGGGCAGCCGCCCACAGCAGATCAAGGCTGCCCAGGCGGAGGTGGAGCGCAGCAAGGCTGTGCTCAAGGCCAGTGATGCCATGCTGGCTGATTTGAAGGTTTATTCCCCCATTGAAGGGGTGGTGCTGTCCAGTAATTATGAGGTGGGGGAATACGTGCAGATGGGGGCTCCCCTGGCCACTGTGGCAGACTTAAAGGACCTCTGGATCAAGGTATACATACCCACCGTTGACCTACCCCTCATAAAACTGGGCCAGCAGGTGCAGTTTAGCGTTAGCGGTTTGGACAAGGTGTTTAAAGGGGTGGTTGAGGAAATCGCCACCCAGGGTGAATTTACTCCCAAGACTATTCAAACCCAGCAAGAGCGGGCTAATGTGGTATTTGCCGTGAAAATAAAAATTGAGGATACCAAGGATGTATTAAAACCGGGCATGCCGGCGGACGTGACTTTTGGGCCGAGGGCGGCCCATGATTAA
- a CDS encoding ABC transporter ATP-binding protein — MIKTENLGKSFGPVTAVSEVNLSVTAGDIFGLVGPDGAGKTTMMRMICGLIVPDRGMVLLAGSTAEHGKRAQGAILGYMPQRFSLYGDLTVMENINFFGALYKINRATIKERAEEILNMTGLLRFKDRLADNLSGGMKQKLALTCALVTRPGLLVLDEPTYGVDPESRKEFWRILYSLNRQGMTIMVSTPYMDEAELCTKVAFMDRGRVVAADSPARLKSSFPYRVLEVWVDVRRPELFNGLPHVVDVSYYGDKYRVVVEDVQAARRAMEHRLKENGIAGGLRWVEINPTMEDVFIALAEKEVV, encoded by the coding sequence ATGATTAAAACAGAAAACCTGGGCAAAAGTTTTGGCCCGGTCACTGCCGTCAGTGAAGTAAATTTATCTGTGACCGCAGGGGATATTTTCGGTCTGGTGGGCCCGGACGGGGCCGGTAAAACCACTATGATGCGTATGATTTGCGGGCTTATAGTACCTGACCGGGGGATGGTGCTTTTGGCGGGTTCCACCGCGGAGCACGGGAAACGAGCTCAAGGGGCTATACTTGGCTACATGCCTCAACGGTTCAGCCTGTACGGTGATTTGACGGTGATGGAAAATATCAATTTTTTTGGTGCCTTGTATAAAATAAACCGGGCAACCATTAAAGAACGGGCTGAGGAAATACTGAATATGACCGGACTTTTGCGCTTCAAAGACCGCTTGGCCGATAACCTGTCCGGCGGCATGAAGCAAAAACTGGCCCTGACCTGTGCCCTTGTCACCCGGCCCGGCCTGCTGGTGTTGGATGAGCCTACTTACGGGGTGGATCCCGAATCCCGTAAGGAATTTTGGAGGATATTATACAGCCTGAATAGGCAGGGTATGACCATTATGGTTTCTACACCCTACATGGACGAAGCCGAGCTGTGCACAAAGGTAGCTTTTATGGACCGGGGCCGGGTGGTGGCGGCCGATTCACCGGCCCGGTTGAAAAGCAGTTTCCCGTACCGGGTACTGGAGGTGTGGGTTGATGTCCGCCGGCCCGAGCTGTTCAACGGTTTGCCCCATGTGGTGGATGTATCGTATTACGGCGATAAATACCGCGTGGTGGTGGAGGATGTGCAGGCAGCCCGGCGAGCTATGGAGCACCGTCTGAAAGAAAACGGCATAGCAGGCGGGCTGCGCTGGGTGGAAATAAACCCCACTATGGAAGATGTATTCATTGCGCTGGCAGAAAAAGAGGTGGTGTAG
- a CDS encoding ABC transporter ATP-binding protein encodes MEYTVTTDRLTRVFGNFIAVDKLTLQIKPGEIYGFLGPNGAGKSTAIRMLCGILEPTSGTATVLGYDLVRESEKIKRRIGYMSQKFSLYDDLTAAENLHFYAGLYNIPRRERKSRVQEMMDMAGLTGREDELAANLSGGWKQRLALGCAIIARPAIVFLDEPTSGVSPTSRRRFFNIIRRLAGKGTTVMVTTHFMDEAEYCDKIAFISSGRLMAVDTPGNLKQNVLEGCLVELDLPDAMDRIESIEQLPYVKECSVHGPLLHVLLDDEAGLTALAAFTGATPKTITPSLEDVFIALAGEVQRISIAS; translated from the coding sequence GTGGAATACACAGTAACTACCGACCGTCTGACCAGGGTCTTCGGCAATTTTATAGCTGTGGACAAACTTACATTGCAGATTAAACCGGGGGAGATTTACGGTTTTTTAGGGCCCAACGGGGCTGGAAAATCAACAGCTATACGGATGCTTTGCGGCATATTGGAACCGACGTCGGGTACGGCCACTGTATTAGGCTACGACCTGGTGCGGGAAAGTGAAAAAATAAAGCGGCGCATCGGTTACATGTCTCAGAAATTCAGCTTGTACGACGACTTAACTGCAGCGGAAAACCTGCATTTTTATGCCGGGTTGTATAATATACCCCGTCGGGAAAGGAAAAGCCGGGTGCAGGAAATGATGGACATGGCTGGTTTGACCGGCCGGGAGGATGAGCTGGCAGCCAATTTAAGCGGCGGCTGGAAGCAGAGGCTGGCCCTGGGCTGTGCCATTATTGCCCGGCCTGCCATTGTATTTCTGGATGAACCCACCAGCGGGGTGAGCCCCACTAGTAGGCGTCGTTTTTTTAACATCATCAGGCGCCTGGCCGGCAAGGGCACCACGGTGATGGTTACTACTCACTTTATGGATGAAGCCGAGTACTGCGATAAAATTGCCTTTATCTCATCAGGACGGCTGATGGCTGTGGATACCCCGGGCAATTTAAAACAAAACGTTTTGGAAGGCTGTCTGGTGGAATTGGATTTGCCCGATGCCATGGATCGTATAGAAAGCATTGAGCAGCTGCCCTATGTAAAGGAATGCTCCGTGCACGGTCCCCTACTGCACGTACTGCTTGATGACGAGGCCGGCCTTACGGCTTTGGCGGCATTCACAGGAGCTACACCCAAAACCATTACCCCATCGCTGGAGGACGTTTTTATTGCGCTGGCTGGTGAGGTCCAACGAATATCTATTGCTAGTTAA
- a CDS encoding ABC transporter permease gives MSRIIAVLHKEILQMRRDRMTLGLIFMLPLVQLLLFGYAIQTEVKHIPTVVFDQSLSVESRDLLDAFGASGYFDIARVVNSYTEVNKMIDSGEAKVGIIFPPDFARSIKRGESGPVQVIVDASDNMVANQAVAVANSIGLIESQKMLAQSKQFKGPPYDIRVRPWYNPDGITAYYMVPAILGIIVTMTMVIMTSMGIVRERERGTLEQLIVTPIKSYELMIGKIVPYIVLGYLQITVALLVGVIVFHVPIRGSLLELYLLTLFFITASLGLGILISNIAKSQMQAFQMSFFVMLPSILLSGFMFPRDAMPKFIYYLSSIIPLTYYLDIIRGIVLKGIGFPYLVGQVVSLLVFSVVLLTLSILKFKKKIA, from the coding sequence ATGAGCAGGATTATCGCGGTTTTACATAAAGAGATATTGCAGATGCGCCGGGATCGGATGACGCTGGGCTTAATATTTATGCTTCCGCTGGTGCAGTTGCTATTGTTTGGCTATGCCATTCAGACTGAGGTTAAGCACATACCCACCGTGGTATTTGACCAGTCGCTTTCGGTTGAAAGCCGCGATTTGTTGGATGCCTTCGGTGCTTCCGGCTATTTCGATATTGCCCGGGTGGTAAACAGCTATACCGAGGTTAATAAAATGATCGACAGCGGTGAGGCCAAGGTGGGCATAATTTTCCCGCCGGACTTTGCCCGCAGCATCAAAAGGGGCGAATCCGGTCCGGTGCAGGTAATTGTAGACGCCAGCGATAATATGGTAGCCAACCAGGCTGTGGCCGTGGCCAATTCCATTGGGCTCATAGAATCACAAAAGATGCTGGCGCAAAGTAAACAGTTTAAAGGGCCTCCCTATGATATCAGGGTGCGCCCCTGGTACAATCCGGACGGTATCACCGCTTATTACATGGTGCCGGCCATACTGGGGATAATTGTGACCATGACCATGGTGATCATGACTTCCATGGGTATTGTGCGGGAGCGGGAGCGGGGTACCCTGGAACAGTTAATTGTCACTCCCATCAAATCTTACGAGCTGATGATCGGTAAAATTGTGCCTTATATCGTACTGGGTTACCTGCAAATCACCGTGGCGCTGCTGGTGGGGGTGATTGTATTTCACGTACCCATCAGGGGCAGCTTGCTTGAGTTATACCTGCTAACCCTTTTCTTTATCACCGCTTCACTGGGACTGGGTATATTGATTTCCAATATTGCCAAATCCCAGATGCAGGCGTTCCAGATGTCCTTTTTTGTTATGCTGCCCAGCATATTACTGTCAGGTTTTATGTTTCCCCGTGATGCCATGCCCAAATTTATTTATTATCTGAGTAGTATAATTCCACTGACTTATTACCTGGATATAATCAGGGGCATAGTATTAAAGGGCATCGGGTTTCCCTACCTGGTTGGACAGGTTGTTTCGCTGCTGGTTTTTTCGGTAGTGCTTCTGACGTTAAGCATATTGAAATTTAAGAAAAAAATCGCTTAG
- a CDS encoding TetR/AcrR family transcriptional regulator: MRERIIAALIELSHTRGFYNFTMDELASQAGMSKRTVYRYFSSKEEIIEAVLDQFMALVAGGIERIVNEEKNPADMFAELIKHFTQTGGRLINPLVLHDLRVHYPHFWNKIEEFRTKKIQHFIKLVMAKKGYARDIHPQLFMAAFLASIQAIINPEFILDHGLTFDGAVGQLVELFTYGLVGGSGTG, encoded by the coding sequence ATGAGAGAACGCATTATAGCTGCTTTAATAGAGTTATCCCACACCCGGGGTTTTTATAACTTTACCATGGATGAACTGGCCAGCCAGGCTGGCATGAGCAAAAGGACGGTCTACCGGTATTTTTCCAGTAAAGAAGAAATAATTGAAGCAGTGCTGGATCAGTTTATGGCCTTAGTGGCTGGTGGTATTGAGCGCATAGTTAATGAAGAAAAAAATCCCGCAGACATGTTTGCGGAACTGATCAAACATTTTACGCAAACCGGTGGGAGGTTAATTAACCCACTGGTATTACATGATTTACGAGTGCATTACCCACACTTTTGGAATAAAATAGAGGAATTCAGGACGAAGAAAATTCAACATTTTATCAAGCTGGTTATGGCCAAAAAGGGTTATGCCCGGGATATTCATCCACAACTGTTTATGGCAGCATTTTTAGCCTCCATCCAGGCGATAATCAACCCGGAATTTATCCTGGACCATGGACTGACCTTTGATGGGGCCGTTGGCCAGCTGGTGGAGCTTTTTACGTATGGCTTAGTGGGCGGAAGTGGCACCGGTTGA
- a CDS encoding spore coat protein, with product MYNQQQNMMGLPGMPGGQYIPGRQGMQSMQGQQNMQSQQGMPNQQQQNMIKNPQSNLLPQVKSARINDRDTLNFALSQEKYITDNLNVFAREASHRQLHNDVMRIFNETHAMTRELFDLMFRKGWYSLEPEQPQKMAQTHQQFSQYSSQFPYPMYQ from the coding sequence ATGTATAATCAACAGCAAAACATGATGGGCTTGCCGGGCATGCCGGGCGGCCAATACATACCAGGCCGTCAGGGCATGCAAAGCATGCAAGGCCAGCAAAATATGCAAAGCCAACAAGGCATGCCGAACCAGCAACAGCAAAATATGATTAAAAATCCCCAGTCCAATCTGCTGCCCCAAGTCAAGAGCGCACGCATCAATGACCGGGACACTTTAAATTTCGCCCTGTCCCAGGAAAAATATATCACGGATAATTTAAATGTATTTGCTCGTGAAGCCAGCCACAGGCAGCTGCACAACGATGTGATGCGTATTTTTAATGAAACCCACGCCATGACCCGCGAGCTGTTTGACCTTATGTTCAGGAAGGGCTGGTACTCCCTGGAACCGGAACAGCCGCAAAAAATGGCGCAAACACACCAGCAATTCAGCCAGTATAGCTCTCAGTTCCCGTATCCCATGTACCAGTAG
- a CDS encoding alpha/beta hydrolase has translation MMAGTIVMIHGMMGGAWCWEKYKDFFEARGYRCITPVLRYHDMDPLGKPDPRLGATSLLDYARDLEEGIANLDEPPVLMGHSMGGLLAQILGSRGVARAMVLLTPAAPADIMSVNYSVFKSFLGMLPQMDFCRKSFRASFQGAVDAMLHRLSPEEQKRVYNRMVYESVRVVFEIGCWFLDFHRAARVDSQKIQCPVLVIAGKEDRITPASVVKKVAGKYKSVATYREFDHTHWMIGEPGWEVTAGYVAGWLSGLPG, from the coding sequence ATGATGGCGGGAACAATAGTGATGATCCACGGTATGATGGGCGGTGCCTGGTGCTGGGAAAAATACAAGGATTTTTTTGAAGCCAGAGGATACCGGTGCATTACGCCGGTGTTGCGTTATCACGATATGGACCCGCTCGGCAAGCCTGATCCCCGTTTGGGTGCCACCAGTTTATTGGATTATGCCCGGGACCTGGAAGAGGGGATAGCAAATTTGGACGAACCCCCTGTATTGATGGGGCATTCCATGGGCGGTTTACTGGCGCAAATTCTAGGCAGCCGGGGGGTGGCCCGGGCAATGGTGTTGCTTACTCCGGCCGCACCCGCTGATATAATGTCCGTTAACTATTCGGTTTTCAAAAGCTTTTTGGGTATGCTGCCCCAGATGGACTTTTGCCGAAAGTCCTTTCGTGCATCTTTCCAGGGCGCGGTTGACGCTATGTTACACAGGCTATCTCCTGAAGAGCAGAAAAGGGTTTATAACCGGATGGTGTATGAATCAGTCCGGGTAGTCTTCGAAATTGGCTGTTGGTTCCTGGATTTCCACAGGGCCGCCCGGGTGGACAGTCAAAAGATTCAGTGCCCGGTACTGGTTATTGCCGGAAAAGAGGATAGAATAACCCCGGCATCAGTGGTAAAAAAAGTAGCCGGTAAGTATAAATCCGTGGCGACTTACAGGGAATTTGATCATACCCACTGGATGATCGGTGAGCCCGGTTGGGAAGTTACCGCCGGGTATGTTGCCGGTTGGCTTAGTGGTTTGCCCGGCTAA
- a CDS encoding glycosyl hydrolase family 18 protein — MTSSWKKLLSLALTAFLLSFFVISVPASQAALPLKQGHRGADVLTLQQQLQTLGYFQTNPTGYFGPITTNSVVKLQSDYQIKVDGIVGSQTNQLINKLLGYTPPPSTDPSAKFKKEVLGFYVGDEYSIPSSYATLEKQKNTITSISPFWYRLDRNNPGKLEQYGNDTLQEINQVLKLTKENNIKNYALIHNLLYGTTSVGRDVLHTVLANPNTRWTLVMNIFDLLKENGFQGVCMDIENMHAWDRELYIQFLAELSAQLKPAGFEIIVCVPSRTTDKATGGWGDNFDFAKVGRYADMVAIMAYDEHTAGGKAGPIASQAYVDRVIKYALSKLPQEKILLGIAGYGFDWNYGLGNSRYLSYQLAMDTVKKYKKSIQWDNGSQAPYFSYTDQNGHWHSVYFENSSSMAFKLDAVNKYNLRGIAIWRLGMEDPDSWRVIRDKFGK; from the coding sequence ATGACATCATCCTGGAAAAAGCTTCTTTCTCTGGCCCTTACCGCTTTTCTATTATCCTTTTTTGTAATTAGCGTGCCCGCATCCCAGGCAGCGCTGCCGCTAAAACAGGGACACCGGGGCGCGGATGTGCTGACTCTGCAGCAACAATTACAAACCCTCGGTTACTTTCAAACCAACCCCACAGGTTATTTTGGCCCCATCACCACTAACTCAGTGGTAAAACTACAGTCAGATTATCAAATAAAAGTTGACGGTATTGTAGGTTCTCAAACCAATCAGTTAATTAATAAATTATTGGGATACACCCCACCGCCGTCAACCGACCCCTCAGCCAAGTTTAAAAAGGAAGTGCTTGGTTTTTACGTTGGCGATGAGTACTCGATACCATCTTCATACGCTACCCTGGAAAAGCAGAAAAACACCATAACCTCCATATCCCCCTTCTGGTACAGGCTGGACAGAAATAACCCGGGGAAACTGGAACAGTACGGCAACGACACGCTACAGGAAATTAACCAGGTGCTTAAGCTCACCAAAGAAAACAATATCAAAAACTATGCCTTGATACATAACCTGCTTTACGGGACAACTTCCGTTGGGCGGGATGTGCTCCACACAGTGCTGGCCAACCCGAACACCCGCTGGACACTGGTGATGAATATATTTGATCTGCTCAAAGAAAACGGCTTTCAAGGTGTATGCATGGATATCGAAAATATGCATGCCTGGGACCGGGAGTTATATATCCAGTTTTTAGCTGAACTGTCGGCCCAGTTAAAGCCTGCCGGGTTTGAAATTATCGTTTGCGTTCCCTCTAGAACCACCGACAAGGCTACCGGCGGCTGGGGCGACAACTTTGATTTTGCCAAAGTGGGCCGGTATGCCGATATGGTGGCCATTATGGCTTACGATGAGCATACCGCAGGCGGCAAGGCCGGCCCAATAGCCTCCCAGGCTTACGTTGACCGGGTTATCAAATATGCACTGTCCAAACTGCCTCAGGAGAAGATACTGCTGGGTATCGCCGGTTACGGCTTTGACTGGAATTATGGCCTGGGCAACTCCAGGTACCTTTCTTACCAGCTGGCTATGGACACTGTTAAAAAGTATAAAAAAAGCATACAGTGGGATAACGGCAGCCAGGCCCCTTATTTTAGTTACACCGACCAGAACGGCCACTGGCACAGCGTTTATTTCGAAAACTCCAGCAGCATGGCTTTCAAGCTGGATGCAGTGAATAAGTATAACTTGAGAGGCATTGCCATTTGGCGTCTGGGCATGGAGGATCCCGACAGCTGGCGGGTCATTAGGGATAAATTCGGAAAGTAG
- the larB gene encoding nickel pincer cofactor biosynthesis protein LarB has translation MTSDELRQLLMDVNLGRLDVDEALGRLKNLPYEDIGFAKLDHHRALRKGFPEVVFCQGKTTAQIVEIMNKLSRNNRTVLATRAGRDVFDAVQAVLDDAVYSELARTIVVYRGERPAPRGNVLVVTAGTADLPVAEEAAITAEVMGNRVHRCYDVGVAGIHRLLDKLEMFKWAHVVIVVAGMEGALASVVGGLVEQPVIAVPTSVGYGASFQGLAALLSMLNSCASGVGVVNIDNGFGAATLANAITRIAVKNYCAKDRA, from the coding sequence ATGACCAGTGACGAGCTGCGCCAATTATTAATGGATGTTAATTTAGGCCGCCTGGACGTTGATGAAGCTTTGGGCAGACTGAAGAACTTGCCTTACGAAGACATTGGATTTGCCAAGCTCGATCACCACAGGGCACTGCGCAAGGGTTTCCCGGAAGTGGTTTTCTGTCAAGGTAAAACCACCGCGCAGATTGTGGAAATAATGAATAAACTAAGCCGAAACAACCGTACTGTTCTGGCCACCCGGGCCGGGCGGGATGTTTTTGATGCAGTGCAGGCTGTTTTGGATGATGCGGTTTACTCGGAGCTGGCCCGGACTATCGTGGTCTATCGTGGCGAGAGGCCGGCGCCCAGGGGCAATGTACTGGTGGTGACGGCCGGCACTGCCGATTTGCCGGTGGCGGAAGAGGCGGCTATCACCGCCGAGGTAATGGGCAACCGGGTGCACAGGTGCTACGATGTGGGAGTGGCGGGTATCCACCGTTTATTGGACAAGCTGGAGATGTTTAAATGGGCGCACGTGGTCATTGTGGTGGCGGGTATGGAAGGTGCCCTGGCCAGTGTAGTGGGTGGGCTGGTGGAACAGCCTGTTATCGCCGTGCCCACCAGTGTGGGTTACGGGGCCAGCTTTCAAGGACTGGCGGCGCTGCTCAGCATGCTGAACAGCTGTGCCTCGGGTGTGGGCGTAGTAAATATTGATAACGGCTTCGGGGCCGCCACGCTGGCTAATGCGATAACCCGTATTGCAGTTAAAAACTATTGCGCTAAAGATCGTGCTTAA
- a CDS encoding XcyI family restriction endonuclease, translating into MKGLYLPNTIRKKEEDAMSFKIPLPDTQISFYQRLDKLKKTTLQEALYKTVEKVDIGKLDKELRKYVKNSDLQLLARYGIRGEVMFVVPYLLRTNPQLIGYYRLLLGFPQKSFYTGNRGLGFGIFKSMESKGIITKAQEPLIEDLVKVLNKSSSLLLNSIEKSSISASLIRDLTLLTLGPQLRGGRNNDLGIAATKMVFEIIRQIVSPAIKESTNTKIVLSNAAGRETFIEFASDPDIIIREKLKSGKFKNWIAIEIKGGTDLSNAHNRLGEAEKSHQKARLAHYTECWTLIGFNIDLELASKESPTTDRFYHISHLADINNAEYEDFKESIIAIAGISD; encoded by the coding sequence GTGAAAGGATTATATCTGCCAAATACGATAAGGAAGAAAGAAGAAGATGCAATGAGCTTTAAAATCCCACTTCCCGACACCCAAATTAGTTTCTATCAGAGGCTGGATAAATTAAAAAAGACAACCCTTCAGGAAGCATTATACAAAACAGTTGAAAAAGTAGATATAGGCAAACTTGATAAAGAATTAAGGAAATATGTTAAAAATAGTGACCTGCAATTATTAGCCAGATATGGGATAAGAGGGGAGGTAATGTTCGTTGTACCTTACTTACTAAGGACAAACCCTCAGTTAATTGGTTATTACAGGTTACTATTGGGTTTTCCCCAAAAGTCTTTTTATACGGGTAACAGAGGTTTAGGATTTGGGATTTTTAAAAGTATGGAATCTAAAGGGATCATAACTAAAGCTCAGGAACCCTTAATTGAAGATTTAGTAAAAGTATTAAACAAAAGTTCTTCATTGTTATTGAACTCGATCGAAAAATCATCAATATCTGCCAGCTTAATTAGGGATCTAACATTATTAACACTGGGTCCTCAATTAAGAGGCGGTAGGAATAATGATCTCGGGATCGCAGCAACTAAGATGGTTTTTGAAATTATTAGACAAATAGTTAGCCCAGCTATCAAAGAGTCAACTAATACAAAGATAGTTTTAAGCAATGCCGCAGGGAGGGAGACATTTATAGAGTTTGCCTCCGACCCGGACATCATTATTAGGGAAAAATTAAAATCAGGTAAGTTCAAAAACTGGATTGCCATTGAAATTAAGGGTGGAACAGATTTATCAAACGCCCATAACCGTTTAGGGGAAGCTGAGAAGAGTCACCAGAAGGCCCGATTGGCTCATTATACTGAATGCTGGACTTTGATTGGTTTTAACATCGATTTGGAATTAGCAAGTAAGGAATCACCAACAACCGATAGGTTTTATCATATATCCCATCTTGCAGATATAAACAATGCTGAATACGAAGATTTTAAAGAAAGCATTATTGCAATTGCGGGCATTTCAGATTAG